In the Hordeum vulgare subsp. vulgare chromosome 7H, MorexV3_pseudomolecules_assembly, whole genome shotgun sequence genome, one interval contains:
- the LOC123411508 gene encoding F-box protein PP2-B11-like isoform X2, with protein sequence METETGICDLPADCLALLASLTSPGDVCRLAATATALRAAADYDEVWGSFLPADCADILARCSTADDEHRREGETKKELFCRLCDCPVILDGGKLSFSLDRHSGAKKYMIPAKALWYGWSGYHYGGLVWSRCHPNSRFREVAVLSYLCWVDIDVILNTKNLSGVGRGYAAYLVYMVHWLHADTAQNQNQEDAGGWELEGSPSSSMAADTTEKNGRQKQRPTANGVGMRSDGQWIEQEINIELDKQCPEGKESNVSIEFRGFTRSHRCQIIIEGIEIRPKGMWKFKSRLN encoded by the exons ATGGAGACGGAGACAGGCATCTGCGATCTCCCGGCGGACTGCCTGGCCCTCCTCGCCTCCCTGACCTCCCCCGGCGACGTATGCAGGTTGGCGGCCACGGCTACGGCTCTCCGGGCGGCTGCCGACTACGACGAGGTATGGGGGAGCTTCCTCCCGGCGGACTGCGCCGACATCCTCGCGCGGTGCAGTACTGCCGATGATGAGCACCGCCGGGAAGGCGAAACGAAGAAGGAGCTCTTCTGCCGACTCTGTGACTGCCCCGTCATCCTAGATGGCGGCAAGCTG AGCTTCTCGTTGGACAGGCATAGCGgggccaagaagtacatgataccagCGAAAGCTCTGTGGTACGGGTGGAGTGGCTACCACTACGGAGGACTCGTCTGGTCACGCTGCCACCCTAACTCCAG ATTCCGGGAGGTGGCGGTTCTCTCTTACCTGTGCTGGGTGGACATCGACGTCATCTTGAACACCAAGAACCTCTCGGGCGTCGGTAGAGGGTATGCGGCCTATCTCGTATACATGGTGCATTGGTTGCACGCAGACACGGCCCAGAaccaaaaccaagaagatgcagg GGGCTGGGAACTCGAAGGATCACCATCGTCATCGATGGCGGCTGACACCACGGAGAAAAATGGAAGGCAGAAGCAGCGGCCGACAGCTAATGGCGTCGGCATGAGGAGCGATGGACAATGGATAGAGCAAGAGATTAACATAGAGTTGGACAAGCAGTGTCCGGAAGGGAAGGAGAGCAATGTTTCCATTGAGTTTAGAGGGTTCACAAGGTCACATAGGTGTCAGATTATCATAGAAGGGATCGAGATAAGGCCAAAAGGAATGTGGAAGTTCAAATCACGGCTAAATTGA
- the LOC123411508 gene encoding F-box protein PP2-B11-like isoform X1 — protein METETGICDLPADCLALLASLTSPGDVCRLAATATALRAAADYDEVWGSFLPADCADILARCSTADDEHRREGETKKELFCRLCDCPVILDGGKLSFSLDRHSGAKKYMIPAKALWYGWSGYHYGGLVWSRCHPNSRFREVAVLSYLCWVDIDVILNTKNLSGVGRGYAAYLVYMVHWLHADTAQNQNQEDAGSSPSAISYHECNHLVPQKHSRCLLWDRGWELEGSPSSSMAADTTEKNGRQKQRPTANGVGMRSDGQWIEQEINIELDKQCPEGKESNVSIEFRGFTRSHRCQIIIEGIEIRPKGMWKFKSRLN, from the exons ATGGAGACGGAGACAGGCATCTGCGATCTCCCGGCGGACTGCCTGGCCCTCCTCGCCTCCCTGACCTCCCCCGGCGACGTATGCAGGTTGGCGGCCACGGCTACGGCTCTCCGGGCGGCTGCCGACTACGACGAGGTATGGGGGAGCTTCCTCCCGGCGGACTGCGCCGACATCCTCGCGCGGTGCAGTACTGCCGATGATGAGCACCGCCGGGAAGGCGAAACGAAGAAGGAGCTCTTCTGCCGACTCTGTGACTGCCCCGTCATCCTAGATGGCGGCAAGCTG AGCTTCTCGTTGGACAGGCATAGCGgggccaagaagtacatgataccagCGAAAGCTCTGTGGTACGGGTGGAGTGGCTACCACTACGGAGGACTCGTCTGGTCACGCTGCCACCCTAACTCCAG ATTCCGGGAGGTGGCGGTTCTCTCTTACCTGTGCTGGGTGGACATCGACGTCATCTTGAACACCAAGAACCTCTCGGGCGTCGGTAGAGGGTATGCGGCCTATCTCGTATACATGGTGCATTGGTTGCACGCAGACACGGCCCAGAaccaaaaccaagaagatgcaggGTCCTCGCCCTCGGCCATTTCCTATCATGAGTGCAACCATCTCGTGCCTCAGAAGCACTCACGATGTCTGTTATGGGACAGGGGCTGGGAACTCGAAGGATCACCATCGTCATCGATGGCGGCTGACACCACGGAGAAAAATGGAAGGCAGAAGCAGCGGCCGACAGCTAATGGCGTCGGCATGAGGAGCGATGGACAATGGATAGAGCAAGAGATTAACATAGAGTTGGACAAGCAGTGTCCGGAAGGGAAGGAGAGCAATGTTTCCATTGAGTTTAGAGGGTTCACAAGGTCACATAGGTGTCAGATTATCATAGAAGGGATCGAGATAAGGCCAAAAGGAATGTGGAAGTTCAAATCACGGCTAAATTGA